In Meles meles chromosome 2, mMelMel3.1 paternal haplotype, whole genome shotgun sequence, the sequence CCAACGAAAGGGACTGAAGAATTTTGGGAATGTGGCTGAACATGACTTCTGAGCCAGCACGGAAAGCTCGGAGTGTGGGGATCACCTTTCTtggtctttgttgttgttattggaTCTTACTTACTCAGTGGAGGAGGTACTGAAAGACTCAAAAAAATGACCCACTTAAAGTTTCTGTGTCTCATGGCAGTGGAAACGTACCAGCCTGATAATGCTACTTGGCTAAAATCCTCCTCGTGCTGGAGAATAAAACTCCCCAGAACTCAAATATTCTCCTCCATAGACCATGTTCACGCATCAGAAAACAACTTAGTCGATTAATTGAGGAGTGCCGAAAATACGGTTTAAAATGGTTGTGACCTACTTTCTAACCAAAGGATATTAAATACGAAAGAAGCAAAGTTAGGAATTGTTCTGTAGATTATCTAACTGCATGAAATTTATGGGCCATCTATGTATTCCTACAGAGAAAATTCTACCTAACAGTAGTGGACAGACGTGTAGCTAAGTGTGAGAAAGCTGTCCCCTTAGAACCATCATACCTCTTACCGTGACAAAGCGTTTAACCTTAAGTAccttattaaatatatgaaaataaactcaTTTCCAGAAATAATCCCATTCACAAATTCTATATTCTGCACCCTGAATTTAGAGATAAAACAATACATTCTGTGGCAAGACTGGTTCAATGATCTCATGAGTATTTGTGTTTATTTGcccccaaacaaaccaaaaaacctttCAATATTCTGTGGTGGTAGGCTGTTGAGTTAGAACCCGTTAAACTACTCTCAATGTCTCTGTAGCAGTTATGTCTGGAGGACCGCATCTTGCCCTCTGTGGTGGTGCTGAAGCCAAGGGGCCCCACGCAAGGTCGGAAACTGGTGTGTAGAGCACAAGGCAGGCAGAGTCTACATAGTAAAAATAGCTGAACATAAGGTACAGGCAGATAAACCACACCTTCCATAAGCCATGGTTTCGAACTTCTACCATCAATTACAGACCTTCGATTATGCCTCCCTGGTAGCCCCTGTTAGaaattcaagaggaaaaaaaaagagcagaagagggaaatggaaagaaaagaatatataaaataattggtaaataaattaagatttgattgaggattaaaaaaatatatttcgtCTAAGTTATTTTGTAGAAAAGTCACTTGATAGGCCAGTCATTTTTGGACGGAGGGCCATGGCTCCCTGAGGTCATTTAGGGCTCCCTGAGGGACAGGCAGAGTAGACTTGGGGCTCCTGGCCTCACACCCACTTTAAGCAGAGCACCATCTCTGGTTTGTTTGGACATTAGAATTCCACACATGTGTTAACTTGGATAAAAACGTTACATCACAAAAATAATCCTCATCATAATCAAAAACTAGCCCtttaagaaataacaaagacCGAATATGGGGCTGGTTAGAGATTCCCAATTCTGATCTGGGGATGTGCTGTCCCCAAATTATCTAGCGATGAAGTGAAATGATCAAAACAGAACTAAGTTTCAttcttaataattaaaataaatgaagttcaTCATCGTATCTGGGTACTTGTTAAAATGATCAGTATCGCAGAATCTTGGGAATCGCAGCTAATGAGAAATGTCCACCTCTCAGTAGTATTTCTGCATCTCAGAGTCACCAATCTGGAGTAGAATTTAGAAGGAGAATTAGGTCCCGAGTTACCcttggaggagaaggaggagttaggaggaaataaaaggaagttGCATAGactctcttttgctttcttaaCCCCTGAACCACTTCAGTGCGCTGAACATGACCATTAGGCATCATGCGCACTCTGTTAATCCTCTCTGAATTACCAGCTATGATTAGAGGGCCTTAATGGTTTGTATCAATgctgcaggaggagagagaaaagtgtgGGTGCACACTCTGATCTAAGGGAACAGAGGCTCCTCACTGTTCTGTGAAAGACGCAAGACTCCATTTCTCAGTGGACATGAAATGTATGAGCAGGTTGGGGAGGGAGCGCACAGGGTCAGGATTAGAATGGCAACTAGCATCTAGCTCCCCCAGGAAGGTGCTGAGATCTGCTCTTCCCACTAGAAGGACCCTCTCCTTGAGCGAAGAGATTTATACCCAAGCCCTACCCATACCCCAGGTGACTACTGACCACTCATTCTACtcaaaaaattactatttttgaggacctaaaatttaaaaaatccttcttttATCTGCACGGTGCTAacagaaacacagaagaaaaatccTGGAAAATGTTTGTCCTAGTTAGATTGGCCTGATGCCAGTTTGAGGGAGGGAGCCAACCCACCAGTCCAGATTGGTGATCTCTACAGCTGCAGAAACATTTGTTTCAATTCCTGAAAAAGAAGTCAGAAACAGGTTGTTAACAGCGCAACTCACACAACCCTTAACCCGCATTCACAGAATTAAAATGGTGACATTGGAAGCTTTTCAAGTTATTTATATAAAGCCCCGGGCCCTGGtgggtgtgtgcgtgcacgcatgtatgtgtgtgtgtgcatgtgtgtgtgcgcgtgcaagCAGCGATGTTTCTCCCTACCGTGGGGAGTTGAATCCACTGTCCACAGTGATGCTGCTGCTGTCCATGCTGTCGAGGCGTGCCGAATGGGTGGCTCTCTGGTTGCTGCTGCTGTCGGTTTCTTttggggccaggagggtgaggttCTTCTCAAACTTCCTCTGCaagtctctttccttctccctctcaagGAGCCACTGCATGGTGCCTACATcatctctgtttttttcctcctctgtgtttTTGTTGGCCCCTTCCTCAGAGTCATCGTCATCGGAGACGTTGTAATAGTCGAAAGAGGCTTCCTGGTTCCCCCCCGGCTCCTGCTGACGCTGGGCACTAGGCATCGCTGGTGCCACCGAGGTCCCCAGGGACGGCTCCAGTTTCTCGCATCGGCCTGGCAGTGTGTCGGCAGGGGTCTTCGGGAGAGATTTGAGGAGGGACAGGCTCGATTTGTGATAGCTATTGACAGACAAGGTGCTGTGAAGAGGTTTGAACAGTGTGTCTTTGCTGAATATCTCTTTCCTCTTGTCCAGGCTGCTGGCCTCAGCGCTGTGGTGCTGGACGAGGCGTCCATTGGCCATCCCTTCTGCCCCCGTGCCCGAAGCAGCTGGGCCCCCACCTGGCCCTTTTGGTGACTCCTCCTTGTGCCCTACGGTCTCTCTGGAAGAATGTGGGGCCTGCCTGTCGGGCAGAGGCAGTTTTTTCACCCCTTCCGCCAGAGTCAGAGTGTCATGATCCTCTTTGTTCTTTCCCAGAGGTGACGGCGCCGTGAGGACCGTCTCACTGGAGGTGTTGCACTGGAAATAGTCATCTGTAGCTGTTTTTGTTGGACAGAATGGCAAACTCTCAGGGGGTTTGCCCGGCTCCAAAAGGCTGCAAGCACTGGAAGGCTCCTTGCTGCCACCGACTATTTCTGGGATACACACCTCTTTATAGCTCGTGGATGAAACATGAGACCTCTGATGACCAATTGTTTGTGCAGGCCTTAAAGTACTGTCATCGATGTAGGACTGGCTGGGGGTTTGGTCATCTTGGCTACAGCCTTCAGCCAGGTCTTCGGGTGTCCCTAGAGAGGAAGCACCCAGAGGGCCCTTTGAGTTATCCATCGATCTGGATCTCTCCTTGGCTTTGCTGGATCTCTCACTCCTGGACCTTCGGTCCTGGGTATGGCTGTGGCTTCGGTGCACTTTTGAGTGGGAGCTTCCCCTGGAAGGTTCAGGAAAAGGCATCTCAGTTCTCCTTTTGGCCAATTCCCCAGACACATCCCATTCTGGGGTCATGGGGAAGTGAGACTCGATCGCGTTTGTGTTGCTATGCATGATGAAGTTATCGCCTTTGTGTTCGATGATGAAGCAGCCCTCCCTGGGTGCCCTGGTAAGAGGATCACAAAAGTCATACTCTCTGTCACCTGGGAGATCCAGATGAGAACCATCCGAAGGGTCTCCTTTAGACACTCGTGTCTTGCTGTGTGACCGAGATTTTCCATGGGACTTTCGATGAGTCCTACTCTTTTTGCTTCTTCCACTGTGATGGGCAGAGGACCCGGCTTTACTCCTATGcgctttttcttcttctagtttCTTCATTAGTGCAGTGTGCCGCATGACATTTTCCACGGTCAAGTCCGGGTTAATGCGCCTAATGATTTCCATTTCCACTTCCCTGGGGATAGTAGTTGGTGTGTCTTCGTCTCGCAGGGGCCACTCCTCAGGAGGAAACTGGGCCGAGAAATTGGCTAGCTGTTTggtcttatcttttttaaaacttagccGGAATAACTTGAGCCCGAATTTTTTGGACTGCTTTTCACCGTCTTTAGGTTTTGAGAGAGTTTCTGTCTTATAAGAAAAGTTTACAGTACTTTTGCTCTTTTCAGTGGGTGGCACCTGGCATAGTGAGGGAGGGCAATAGGGGTCTTTGCAGTCCTTGGCGGGTTTCCTCTGCAGAGTGGAAGCAAGCATGCTGTGCATGTCTTCTCTGCAGCAGTGGCAAGAGTCGCAGTGGTTTCTTGGTAACGTTCTTTCCCTGACGCAGCCTGAGGCAGAGGGCGTTATGGTTCCCGGTTGCGGAGAGGTACACTGAGACCTGTCAGGTATCCTCTCGTCCAAATGGTACCATTTACTGTTAGTTCTTATGAGAGAGGGAGTAATGAAATAAGTCTGTGGGGTCACGATGAAATAGCCATCTGGAGTTGGGTAGATCTTCCGCTCCCGCACCAGCGTGTTCAACGTGTGCCGTAGAATTTCTTGACTTGGGGTGGGAACACCTGAAACCAAAGGAACAAAGACTCTTGAGAACAGAGAGGGAATCTGCTGCTGCTTCCTGATTTTTTCCGAatctgctatggactgaatgtttggaCACCCACTCTCAATATTCCTGCGTGTGAGTCCTAATCCCTGATGTAAGGGTACCAGGAGGTAGGGCCTTTGGAAGGTGACTAGGCTTAGATAGGTTCCTGAGGGTGAGGCCCTTGGGACgtgcccttgtaagaagaggaagaagcgaGAGCACCTCCTTCTGCCATGTCTTCaagccagacaccaaatctgctggtgccttgatctCAGAGCTCCTAGccttccaggactctgagaattAAATGTCTGTGGCTTCAGCCCCACCcggtctatggtattttgttacagcagcccaaccCAAGACAAAATCCTACCAATTTTGCCAAGCTTCCGAATACTATCACATGGCAAGTCAGCAGGACCTGGAGGTGCTCAGgtagagagatggaagcaggtgCAGATTTTGTCATGAGGCTTTACTGAACTGAGCCATCAAAGGCAGAGTGTTTTtaaaggaggggaaaatgaaaaatgttttacatGATGTAATCTACATTTGCCAAAAAAAGACTTCCTCGATAGAAAAAGAATAGGGAAACTGGGTTGAAATAGCTGTCTTGGCACTTGAAAACAATCAGAACACGTACAGAGCCTAGTGTATACCCTTTACGCTACACTACACACTCATTTTTCAAGACTAAGCTTACTTAATATACTTTGCTAcagtttaaataaattttgtaagTTACATAAAAGGGCAATTAGACTTGACCATGGCTCATGATGCACCCTCCAATTCTGAAACCACGACCTTCGGTTTTGAAAGGGACAACAGGGTCGGTCAAGTTCAAGGGAGAACGTTCTCCTTCCTCAGTCTCTCAGACTGACTCTTCAGGAAGGAGGTAGTTTTTCTACCTCATAACCCAAAGGCCCTAAGAAATACACCTGTGGGAATTTAGATGCTCCACGGCCATCTGGTCACTGCCAAATACACCATATTCGCTAGAATAGAAATTCCAGAAGAAAGTGACAGACACTTCCTGGTACTGAGACCAATACTGTTTCAAAGGTCTTTGTGTGCATGTTTACGCCTTGTCTGTCTTAGAGGACAGAATCGAGAGTCCAAATTCATTAGAGAGTATAAACTTTCCAGGTTACGGAGCGTTCGTGTATTTCTAGGGCATTCTCCATCCTCAATGCCAGGCCCACGGAGTATGATAGTACTAACTGACTTGACCTGAATGCCAGAGTTTGGAAATGGGTCAGGTTGAATCATACTGCCAATGTTCAACCGTGTCTGACCCACAAAATGACAATTACATGTGACTCAGCCTAACAGAGTTAGGGCAATGGAATGTGGAGACCGGAAGCCTGGAGCCCAGGGCCACGTGGCTAGATTCAAACTCCAGCACCATCGCGATGAGCTGGTGGTAGTAGTTGAATTAGGCAGCCTCCCCTGCCCACACCCTTCCTGGGTTTACACCTAATGCCCcaaacctcagaatgtgaccttgctTGGAGACAGGGCCTTGGTAGAGATaaacaagttaaaatgaggtcatcgGCGTGGGCTCTTCTCCAGCATGACCAATGTGGGCAGAAGCACATGCACGGAGAGAAGACAATGTGAAGAAGCATTGGTTGAAGATGTCCATCCATCAGCCAAGAAGTGTGGTCTGGAGCAGTGCCTACCCTCAACAGACCTTGGAAGGAACCAGTCAACTgtgctgataccttgattttgTAGTTCTAGTCTCCTGAACtgtaagacaataaatttctggTGTTTTTCCCCCTGTACCTTGTTAGGCTGTGCTGGAAAACTCATACAGTAGCTATCGCCTTAGGCAACTTAACTAACCTGAGCCTCTGCTCACACGGTCATCAGAATGGCAGGTACCCTCACAGGGTAGTTCTGAGTTTAAAGGAGTTTAATGTATGGACAGCAGTACCTGATATACAGTGTGGGCTCTAGAAACATTAGCTAGTAATCGTCTCAACTTTGGGGCAGGACCCATGGAAACCAGATTACCTTCAGAGAACATCATGTAGCAACCTAGAAGAGCAGGGCAAACTCAGTTTGCCACAGTCCTTCCAAAACTACAAAAGTGGGATATGAAAATATGAGTTAATGGCCCAGGAGAGCGTCCCATGAATGTGACCTGTCCGTCCATCCCTGCTACCATCTTCAGAAGGCATCCTTTGTGACCAACGTGGGAAAGGCAACATTGCTTTTGAATAATGTATTGTTTAGTATAATCATCTAATTTTTGCACTGCACGGTTTCCCTTTAATCTAGGGCTCTACTCTTGAGAGATGTAGTACGTTGGTGTTTATGCAAATGGCTTCCAGGCTGGTAccataacaattttttaaaaattttatgatagTTTCTGCACAAAATGAACTCCATATGAATTAGTGATACAACTCCCACTCTATATATGAAATTCTTGAGCACCGTCATAAAACATGCATTCACCTAAGAGAAGCCATTCAAAGAGCCTCTACGCCCTACTCCCAGCCAGGGCCTTTGGCTGAACGAGTTCGGGGGCACCACTCACACAGACCACCACTCCCAAGATGAGACACTGTGCCCACTGCAGCCCCATGAATGATGCCCACTAGGCTTGGGCGGCACCACCATGCGGGTTTCGAACCCATGCGGAAAACGAACTGTATCTGACACGGCAGCATGCTTGCGATCGCTATTGTCACAGACCAAGTTCTTCCAAAAAACTGGTAAGGCTCATTCATAAGCATTTGTGATTGACCCGTTGACTCTGCTGCTGTAATACAGGAAAGCTGAGGAGTAATCCAGAAAAACAACTTGTACTATAAACAGAATTTGCTGACTGTAGGCCTTCCAAGCACTGATCAGAGAAAACTTGGGAACCTGCACAGACTCGTAACCTCAGTGTCGTCATGTTTATTTACCATTAAGAATCAGTGCTcggctactgggtatttatcctaaagatacaaatgtagtgatctgaagaggcacgtacacccgaatgtttatagcagcaatgtctacaatagccaaactagggaaagagcctacatgtccatcaacagatgaatggataaagaagatgtggttcatatatacaatggaatactatgcagccatcaaaaccccccaaaatcttgccatttgcaacaacatggatggaactagagagtattatgctaagcaaaagaaatcaatcagggaaagacaattatcatatgatctccctgatacaaggaatttgagaggcaaggtgggggCATCATGGGGGtaatgaagggaaaaatgaaacaggatgaaaccagtgagggagacaaaccataagagactcttaacctcagcaaacaaactgagggttgctggaggggagtgggctggggggagggatggggtggctgggtgaaggacattggggagggtatgggctatgatgagcgctgtgaattgtgtaaacctgatgattcacagacctgtagccctgaaacaaataatacattatatgttaatgtaaaaaaaaatgctctggaaaaaaaaaaaaaagaataagtgctCAAATCATTCCCAAAGGAAGGAATAAGAACGAGTTTCCAAAGAGAACATACATCTAAAGTTTTCATGTCTTGGATTTTCAAGTTTGTCAGTCCAATcatgtttaatttgaaaaaacaTACTAGAAGCATTCCCTGTCCAATCCACTCTCCACACTTCTACCAGTGGGTTTTCAAATCTTTAACTGCAAGTCACTGATTTTTAGGATGATTATTTTATTACGAAGCCCTTGTCTAATGACTGGTATTTTTAGGTGTCTGTGGGCTCCAGACTTGCACGAGAGATCAGCAGGGCTCACCTGGGAAAGAGATGGCTGTGATGGGTATTTTCAGTGTTTGCACTTTCCACCACTTCCAGATTCTAGTCCCAAAATTCACCACGAATTTGGATTTTGAGGGCTTAAAGAACAAAGATAAACTTTATATCCAAATAGAGCTGAAAGCtgacttctctccttttccacGCCTTCACATCTTTCCAAAGCAAAAGCAGATACCTAAAAGCACCGCTTGTCAACGGGACGCTTAGATTTGTAAGATCTCTTTAATCCTGCAAATCCGACCACTGTCGGAACAGAGAGCACATGCCCACATTCTAGCATTTGGACGGAAACTCTCGTGGGCTtcttgggttatttcttcttgtgtgtggagaACACTGGCCGAGGGGGAATTCTGCCAGAATTGACGTAACGGGGTGAGTTGGGAGATAGAATGCGGGGTATATAACGTTAACATTCTCCGGCGAATTTAAAAGCCAACTTCAACCCCATTAGCAGTTCTTCTCTGAGGGTCAGCTTTCCTCCCGGGAAGTTCCGACTACAACAACTCAACAAGTATTAGTCTGATTTAAATGATCATTCAGGATGGATGGACGAGGAGTACTTACTTAGCTGTCAAgcaaatatttcattcttttcataccttaaaaaaaattcttgtttctGTAATGGAAACTGGTAGACAAAAGTTGTTTTCAAAAATTCAACCAGTATAGAAAGGTGATAAAAgggtttatattaaaaaaaaggggggggtccCATTTCAGTATGTCAGAAATTTTTACTAGAAGGTTTTTCACTAAAAAACATTCTTTAGAATATGGTTGTAAAAGCCAAAATCtagaccatttttaaaaaatttatgacaTAGGCATTAAATGTGAGagttcaaatattttaataatattcggTTAGACTTCGaaactttattttcaaacagTAAGCTACAAGAAAGTAAATAGTCTTaccttaagaaaacaaaataagcccCATAACTATGGTATTTAAATCCCTCCAGAGTTTTAGCACTGTCACTGAAAATACACTTTCAAAAAGAATTTGAATTGTGTTAAGTTTCTAAATTGTTTGGTTCTGAAGTACCATAATGCttgcaaaagaaaggaaggaaatcaaaggaagaaaagaaaaaaaaggaggaagagagataaggaagaaggaagacaggcAGGAAACAGCCTCATTTTATGAAATACTAGTCTAAAATATGAAACTGTTGCTAAACAAAGCTTTACATCATTACTACCGTGCCCTAAACCAGTggctggcaaactttttctggaaaCAGTCAGAAAGTAACTATTTTACTCTGTGAGCCATATGATCTCCCAGCTGCAAGTACTCAGTTCTGTAGCCAAAGACAATACGTAAACAATTAGGCaaggctgtgttccaataaaactttatttataagcaCAAGTGGTGGGCCACATTTAGCCTGCAGCCATAGTTTGCCAAACACTACCCTAGACTCGGATTTATGCAGTGCCCCTGCCATCTGGGGTTGAACAAATAGTCATCAGTGTGACAAAGATGAAAAAGGTTAAGTTCGCTCCTCTCAGTCTATCTGACAATAAGGTCTTGAGATGTAAGTTCACTTACCATAAAAGCTAGCAAAGCAGTTGCTCTTTTAAGTATAGGTGACCTATGAATTTCTCTGCAAAGTATTCCAACTTAGTGATATTGTAATCAGCTGCTCAacaatttactattttattttgctatttttcacAATTCACTATTACATATTGGCCCtgtgttctttccattctctATTTTATAGCCCAGTAATGGGAGAGATGTAACCAAATTTGGGAAAGCGATGCGATCTCTCATGAAGCCACATGAAAATAGAGGGAGTTTAAAAGCTACCGGGACGTTTGATGTCAGAAGTGGCTAACCAGGTATAAGGCTGCGAGAAGGGTCTTTCTTCACAAGGACATTCCGTCTGGGAATGGCATCTGTCTCCTTAGATGGCTCTCACCTGGGACTCTGCTTATGTTACCACTGAAAGGAAAAGGGTTTACCTGGAAGTTAACAAAGAAAGACCATCAGACAGTGAAGAATATTTAGAGATAATGTTAGAAAATTCAAGGCAATTTATAGGTTGCGAAGGTGAGTCCGTGTTCTTAAACAGTATGTATAATTTTGAAACGTGTTAATTAGAAaatagaagaaggagaaaaaaaatcactgggagAGAACTATAAAGTTCCTTTGGGGCATAAGGAAAAGTGGGGAGACTCAACATAGTAGATAAATATTTAGTTTAGAAGCAGTCCTTCTGCCTTGCCCCCATGGGTGGGGTGCATTTTCCTACATCTCAACCTTGAGTTCAGCCAagtttgctttggccaatgaaatcGTAGCGGGTATGGTGTGACCAAAGGCTGAAGAACCCTTGGACAACTGGGCCTGTTCTCTTGTGCCTCTGTTGTCCAGAACAGGCCTCTGCTTGTCTCCTTTTCCAAAGAGGACTGGGGACGGGTGGAGCAGAGGCCCCTGGAAGGTCCAGCCTGGGTCAGCTGACTCCTGGGGAACCCCCAGATACGTGAGCTAAATGAATGCTCACTGCGGTACGCCACCGATGCTCTGTGATTGTTACCCAGCATCTCAGTAGCCAGAGCTAATGGCTACAGCCTCTAGTTTCTACTGACCAAGGTCTCCTGGGTTGAATGGAACCTGTGCCACGGGTTCATTTTTAATGCAGTCATAGGTAGAGTCCCAGCCAAGCTGGCCAACTGGGGACAAGATAATGTGTTTTATCTGACTCGCACGTCACTGGCACCCATGTGTTAAAATGTACAcgcacacacaacacagacacgCAACTGCCAACAGTGAAGGAAGTCTACAGATTTCACATAAAACTGAAAGTCCAGGTTCTCTTGAAAAAGTAAGAGATTTGCAACTCTGGCAGGGTTCTACGTttttgggggcggggaggggtcgATGCCCCGGAGCTGAGTAGTGGGCAGCCTCTCTGGCGAGGGGGCATTCAGCCCTGACTCTCACCGTCCCTACCGCCTTCCGGTGCCGGAGGCACCCAACGCCACTCGTGCAGCAGCTGGCCTGTTCTTTTcataaaatttaagagaaaaggaaacatctGAACTGATTTATCCAATATCAGATGATAAAAACTCATCAAGCCATGACACAAGCAGACAAGGCCTGTTTATCTTTGACATTACTGTCTCTTTAGCGTAGTCCCTTGGGACCCAAATTATCTGACCTGTTCCCATGAACCCTGATGCTCATGTATTTCAAGAAGGGTGTGGGGAGGTTGAACAGCACCTTGGTAGTTTTTGCCAGAATTCTGCACGGATTCTGCTTTAATGTCTTCTTCTCGGTGCCGACTTAAAAAGGACTGCCATAACACCTGAAGACAGCAAATTATTTTAGAAGGAACAGGGGTGCCTTGGCTTTGAATGACAGAACTAAGAAAAGTTTCCGGCCTGTTTtggcaaagaattttttttctatgacaTTTAAGTGAGAGAAATGGTCCGTGTGACGTCCTGCGGCGAAGGAACACGTCCCTATCTGGAAAGAGCTACGTTCTCCTCCCGTTACCTGGGAAACACGTGGTCAGGTGCTCCATCAGCGCCTCTTGGGTGACAGGTTTCCTGGCGGAGTTCATTGCCGAGATGGCCAAGCAAAGGATCTCCCCGAGGGGGATAAACTGAGATTGACTGATGGGAGACATGCTGATTGGTGACACATCACCTgcagaaagacaattttcaagTAAGCAGTTCATGCAAAGACCCGGCCTTCcgtctcacacacacacctgcacccacacacgcacgcacacgcccCTCCTTGGATTCTTCCCCGTTCCCTTTATCAGGAACGGAATCCACTCTGAACGCGGAAGTCTGTTACGGCCACGGCCAATGCCATGCAGGTGGAAAGACGGCCGCAGAGCAGCAGAAGCTCCAGCGGCCTCGACAGCTAGAACCCGCCTTGCAAACCCGAGATCTCCCTGACACGGGCTTAACTACTGAAAGACGTACACCATGAGACTGAAAAAGGATCTCTGATTTTATTAACTCGGAGCTGGCTTATGTCTAACTGCCATTCCCATCTCGACAAACGCACTTGCTGAAAACTTGAAGGTTCATTCCATCCGATGCTGAGTGCTCTTTGCATGTCAGGCATCTGCTGGGGGCTTGGGGTTTACTCGGGAGAGGGAGTCATCTCTCCTCCCCCGGAAACATCTCTGTTCTCAAGGAGCTTCTGTGTAagtgaaggagacagaaaagtaGACCCAAGTTCACAGTTCACCGGAGAAGGTGAACGGAGGGCTAGGGCGGAGAGGGCAAATGGTGAGGGTGCAGCAGAGCCTTGggggcaagcaggggagggggaggcagggggcagggcttAGAAGCAGGAAGTGGGTGATTTCCCCGTGGATGTGCAGCCTGAATCCAGGGATGACGCAGGAGTGTGCCTGGTggctggggggtgtgggggatggCAGGACCGGTCAGCAGATGTTttctggggagcagcagagaaggAGCACAGGTGTGCAGGGACACCTGTGAGTGAACAGCTGAGTGCCCAGGGCCTTCATCCTATGAGGGATGCTGAGCCATCGAAGGCATTTCAGGAATGACAAAGTCGGATGTGAATTTCAGCGACAGCGGGGACTGGAGGGAGCCGCAGAGAGCAGATCGCCCTCCACATGGGACTGCGGCCGCCTACACGTGTCTGCAACTGAAGGAGCCAGTGGAGGCTGGGGATGGGCTGGAGACCCCACAGCAGGGGGCAGACACTCCCGGAGAGTCGGCAGGCAGTGTGTCTATCTTCCTTTCCGTGATCGTCATGTCACCGTGGGGTGTTCTGCAAGTTTTGTTCCAAGGACTTCTAGAATTCCCTGGAAAGACCTCTGgagtggggatggagggaggggggcccagcagagggagaggctggcaGAGCCGGGAAGTCTGACCTTGACACCTGGGTGCCACCTGTTCCAGACATGAGGGCTTCGTAAGGTTTCCCTGGAGAAAAGGCCctacagaaagagggggaagt encodes:
- the STOX2 gene encoding storkhead-box protein 2 isoform X2 is translated as MKKTRSTTLRRAWPSSDFSDRASDRMRSRSEKDYRLHKRFPAAFAPQPSRGYMTSGDVSPISMSPISQSQFIPLGEILCLAISAMNSARKPVTQEALMEHLTTCFPGVPTPSQEILRHTLNTLVRERKIYPTPDGYFIVTPQTYFITPSLIRTNSKWYHLDERIPDRSQCTSPQPGTITPSASGCVRERTLPRNHCDSCHCCREDMHSMLASTLQRKPAKDCKDPYCPPSLCQVPPTEKSKSTVNFSYKTETLSKPKDGEKQSKKFGLKLFRLSFKKDKTKQLANFSAQFPPEEWPLRDEDTPTTIPREVEMEIIRRINPDLTVENVMRHTALMKKLEEEKAHRSKAGSSAHHSGRSKKSRTHRKSHGKSRSHSKTRVSKGDPSDGSHLDLPGDREYDFCDPLTRAPREGCFIIEHKGDNFIMHSNTNAIESHFPMTPEWDVSGELAKRRTEMPFPEPSRGSSHSKVHRSHSHTQDRRSRSERSSKAKERSRSMDNSKGPLGASSLGTPEDLAEGCSQDDQTPSQSYIDDSTLRPAQTIGHQRSHVSSTSYKEVCIPEIVGGSKEPSSACSLLEPGKPPESLPFCPTKTATDDYFQCNTSSETVLTAPSPLGKNKEDHDTLTLAEGVKKLPLPDRQAPHSSRETVGHKEESPKGPGGGPAASGTGAEGMANGRLVQHHSAEASSLDKRKEIFSKDTLFKPLHSTLSVNSYHKSSLSLLKSLPKTPADTLPGRCEKLEPSLGTSVAPAMPSAQRQQEPGGNQEASFDYYNVSDDDDSEEGANKNTEEEKNRDDVGTMQWLLEREKERDLQRKFEKNLTLLAPKETDSSSNQRATHSARLDSMDSSSITVDSGFNSPRTRESLASNTSSIVESNRRQNATLSPVHGGAGPAFNFRASTDPATNEAEKLQKPSNCLQASVTSV